A section of the Bacillus pumilus genome encodes:
- the rnhC gene encoding ribonuclease HIII, giving the protein MPQSVLKATSEDLKKMKSAYAHHLTDTLPPGALFQAKVPGCTITAYRSGKVLFQGQKAEAEASQFSHLKATDPKSSKTPAVTKYSPPSGIASMSVIGSDEVGTGDYFGPITVCAAYVDASHLALMKELGVKDSKGLKDPQIINIAKDLIKTIPFSLLVLRNEKYNAMQGKGMSQGKMKALLHNQVITSVLEKLDGKQPEAILIDQFAEPGIYFKHLAGKKIIRERTYFSTKAEGIHLSVAAASIIARYAFLIEMDKLSEAAGFEIPKGAGPHVDKAAAKLIKMHGEEALRQFTKLHFANTQKAKKWL; this is encoded by the coding sequence GTGCCCCAATCCGTCTTAAAAGCAACATCAGAAGACCTTAAAAAGATGAAGAGCGCGTATGCGCACCACCTAACTGATACGTTACCACCAGGCGCCCTTTTTCAAGCAAAGGTTCCTGGCTGTACGATTACAGCTTATCGATCTGGAAAAGTGCTATTTCAAGGACAAAAGGCAGAAGCTGAAGCCAGTCAATTCAGCCATTTAAAAGCAACTGATCCGAAAAGTTCAAAAACACCTGCTGTCACAAAATATAGTCCGCCGTCAGGGATTGCCTCTATGTCCGTCATCGGTTCAGATGAAGTAGGAACAGGTGATTATTTTGGACCAATAACGGTCTGTGCCGCCTATGTTGATGCCAGCCACCTTGCTCTCATGAAAGAGCTTGGCGTAAAAGACTCAAAAGGCCTAAAAGACCCGCAAATTATCAACATTGCTAAAGATCTCATCAAAACCATTCCGTTCAGCCTTCTCGTACTACGAAATGAAAAGTACAATGCCATGCAGGGAAAGGGCATGAGCCAAGGGAAAATGAAGGCGCTCCTTCACAACCAAGTCATCACCTCTGTGCTGGAGAAATTAGATGGGAAACAGCCTGAAGCTATTTTGATTGACCAATTTGCAGAACCGGGTATTTATTTTAAGCATCTTGCTGGAAAAAAAATCATTCGGGAGCGGACGTACTTTAGCACAAAAGCAGAAGGCATTCATTTGTCAGTTGCTGCCGCTTCCATTATTGCAAGGTACGCTTTTTTAATTGAAATGGATAAGTTATCTGAAGCAGCAGGGTTTGAGATTCCAAAGGGAGCAGGTCCTCATGTGGACAAGGCCGCTGCAAAGCTCATCAAGATGCACGGCGAAGAGGCTCTACGTCAATTTACAAAACTGCATTTTGCCAACACACAAAAAGCGAAAAAATGGTTATAA
- a CDS encoding endonuclease MutS2 produces MQQKVLSSLEFHKVKEKVMSYTASTLGKERAQDLTPLTDIETIQHLLEEVAEAQDVIRLKGSAPFGGLTDIRRAVKRAEIGSTLSPSELMEIAGLLYAVKNMKHFLTSMYEDGVDIPRLHTYAETLILLPEIRKEIESCIGDNGEVLDHATPALRSLRIQLRSLESKVRDKLEAMIRSQSASKMLSDTIVTIRNDRFVIPVKQEYRSNYGGIVHDQSSSGATLFIEPQVVVDVNNTLQQTRLKEKQEVEKILQMLTESVSEHIGELLHNVKELQTLDFIFAKAKYAKTEKATKPAVNDQGEIYLKRARHPLLPRDQVVANDIELGKDFSTIVITGPNTGGKTVTLKTLGLLTLMTQAGLHIPVEEGSEVAVFDQVFADIGDEQSIEQSLSTFSSHMVNIVDILKNLTSNSLVLFDELGAGTDPAEGAALAMSILDEVHQTNARVIATTHYPELKAYGYNREGVTNASVEFDIETLSPTYRLLIGVPGRSNAFEISKRLGLPDHLIDRAKADMHAEHNEVDQMIASLEDSKKQAEEELHETEVYRKEAEKLHKELQRQILEWNEQKDKLLEEAELKAKEKIEQASKEAEEIIQELRSIKSEHRSFKEHELIDARKRLEEAVPEFDRKKKPEPAKKAVRQLKSGDEVKVLTFGQKGTLLEQTGDKEWSVQMGILKMKVKEKDMEFIKSAPEFKQEKAITAVKGKDYHVSLELDLRGERYENALSRVEKYLDDAVLAGYPRVSIIHGKGTGALRKGVQELLKQHRSVKNARFGEQGEGGSGVTIVELK; encoded by the coding sequence CTGCAACAAAAAGTGTTATCATCATTAGAATTTCATAAAGTAAAAGAAAAAGTGATGTCCTATACCGCATCCACATTAGGAAAAGAAAGAGCGCAGGATTTAACACCTTTGACGGATATAGAAACCATTCAGCATTTGCTGGAAGAGGTAGCAGAAGCGCAAGATGTGATCCGCTTAAAGGGATCTGCGCCATTTGGCGGATTAACAGATATTAGACGTGCAGTGAAACGGGCAGAAATCGGCAGTACATTAAGCCCTTCTGAGCTGATGGAAATCGCAGGACTATTATATGCGGTGAAAAATATGAAACACTTTCTCACGTCCATGTATGAAGATGGAGTAGATATACCGCGCCTTCATACATATGCTGAGACGTTGATATTACTGCCAGAAATCAGAAAAGAAATCGAAAGCTGTATTGGTGATAATGGAGAAGTGCTTGATCATGCAACCCCTGCCCTTCGTTCATTGCGCATTCAATTACGCTCACTAGAATCAAAAGTCCGTGATAAATTAGAAGCGATGATTCGTTCACAATCGGCTTCAAAAATGCTGTCAGACACCATTGTCACCATTCGTAATGACCGGTTTGTTATTCCAGTGAAACAAGAGTACCGCTCGAATTACGGCGGAATTGTTCACGATCAGTCTTCATCAGGGGCAACTCTTTTTATTGAGCCGCAAGTCGTCGTGGATGTAAATAACACCTTGCAGCAAACCCGTTTAAAAGAGAAGCAAGAGGTTGAAAAGATCCTGCAAATGCTGACAGAGAGTGTGTCAGAGCACATTGGGGAACTGCTTCACAATGTAAAGGAACTACAGACGCTAGATTTTATTTTTGCTAAAGCTAAATATGCAAAGACAGAAAAAGCCACTAAACCTGCTGTGAATGATCAAGGAGAAATCTATTTAAAACGAGCAAGACATCCTCTATTGCCTCGGGATCAAGTTGTCGCAAATGATATTGAACTCGGTAAAGATTTTTCAACAATTGTGATCACTGGACCAAATACAGGGGGAAAGACCGTTACTTTAAAAACGCTTGGTCTTCTGACGCTGATGACACAGGCGGGCCTCCATATTCCAGTTGAAGAAGGCTCTGAAGTGGCTGTGTTCGACCAAGTCTTTGCTGATATTGGAGACGAACAATCCATTGAACAAAGCTTGAGTACGTTCTCATCTCATATGGTCAATATTGTCGATATCTTAAAGAATTTGACTTCTAACTCTCTCGTTTTATTTGATGAATTGGGGGCAGGAACAGACCCAGCTGAAGGTGCGGCACTTGCGATGAGCATATTAGATGAAGTGCATCAAACAAATGCACGTGTCATTGCAACGACTCATTACCCCGAGCTGAAGGCATATGGGTATAACCGGGAAGGCGTCACGAATGCAAGCGTGGAGTTTGATATCGAAACCTTATCACCAACGTACCGCCTGCTCATCGGTGTGCCTGGACGAAGTAACGCATTTGAAATTTCAAAGCGTCTTGGTTTGCCAGATCACCTGATAGACCGGGCAAAAGCGGATATGCATGCAGAGCATAATGAAGTAGACCAAATGATTGCTTCATTAGAAGATAGCAAGAAACAGGCAGAAGAAGAACTGCATGAGACAGAAGTCTATAGAAAAGAAGCAGAAAAGCTTCATAAAGAATTGCAAAGACAAATTCTTGAATGGAATGAGCAAAAAGACAAACTGCTTGAAGAAGCTGAACTGAAAGCGAAAGAGAAAATTGAACAAGCATCAAAAGAAGCAGAAGAGATCATTCAAGAGCTCCGTTCGATAAAAAGTGAACACCGCTCATTCAAAGAGCATGAACTCATCGATGCGCGAAAGCGTCTTGAAGAAGCCGTTCCTGAGTTTGACAGGAAAAAGAAGCCAGAGCCAGCGAAAAAAGCAGTAAGACAGCTGAAGTCAGGCGACGAAGTCAAAGTGCTCACCTTCGGGCAAAAAGGAACGTTGCTTGAACAAACAGGCGACAAAGAATGGAGTGTCCAAATGGGCATTCTGAAAATGAAGGTAAAAGAAAAAGACATGGAATTTATCAAATCAGCACCTGAATTTAAGCAAGAAAAAGCCATCACGGCAGTTAAAGGGAAAGATTATCATGTCTCGCTCGAACTCGATTTAAGAGGCGAGCGTTATGAAAATGCCTTAAGCAGAGTCGAAAAATATTTAGATGATGCTGTATTAGCTGGTTATCCGCGTGTGTCTATTATTCACGGAAAAGGAACTGGCGCCCTTAGAAAAGGGGTTCAGGAATTACTGAAACAGCATCGAAGTGTGAAAAATGCTCGTTTTGGCGAACAAGGTGAGGGAGGATCAGGCGTCACCATCGTCGAATTAAAGTAA
- a CDS encoding DUF350 domain-containing protein, protein MKAFWENELVEIAAYYSVAVLCLVLFLTIFELVTSYKNWEEIQRGNLAVAMATGGKIFGIANVFQHSIAQHNSLLQMVGWGVYGFVMLLVSYFIFEFLTPRFKVDKEIENDNRAVGFISLIISVGLSYVVAAGI, encoded by the coding sequence ATGAAAGCCTTTTGGGAAAATGAACTTGTGGAAATTGCCGCCTATTATAGCGTGGCCGTCCTCTGTCTCGTCTTATTTCTAACCATTTTTGAACTCGTCACCTCTTATAAAAACTGGGAAGAGATCCAGCGTGGCAACTTAGCTGTTGCCATGGCAACAGGCGGGAAGATCTTTGGGATTGCGAATGTGTTTCAGCATTCAATCGCACAGCACAATTCCCTTCTTCAAATGGTTGGATGGGGCGTATACGGCTTTGTGATGCTGCTCGTCAGCTATTTCATTTTTGAATTTTTAACACCGCGTTTTAAAGTAGACAAAGAGATTGAAAATGATAATAGAGCGGTCGGGTTTATTTCACTTATCATTTCAGTTGGGCTGTCTTATGTAGTAGCAGCCGGCATTTAA
- a CDS encoding AMP-binding protein, which yields MQSDKRWLLHYPNQIPHELTIPNETLQSYLFSSAEAAPEHTAIHFLGKNITYEQLQEDVLKLANHLIKIGVKKGDRVAIMLPNCPQSVISYYAVLIAGGIVVQTNPLYTEKELEYQMEDSGAKVLITLDLLYPKAYKMKALTSMEHFIITKLQDYLPFPKNILFPIVQRRKNKMVIQVERNETIHHFAQIMKELEGEQQIPALSFDPKEDIAVLQYTGGTTGLPKGVMLTHENILANTEMCASWMYKTNRGKERILGIIPFFHVYGMTTVLNLAVKEGHQMILLPRFDVADTLKTIEKQKPTLFPGAPTMYIALLNHPNIEKYDLSSITACLSGSAALPVEVKQSFEKLTGGRLVEGYGLSETSPVTHSNFLWGANKTGSIGCPWPNTDAGIYCEETGGLKEPYEHGEIIVKGPQIMKGYWNQPEETEAVLRDGWFFTGDIGYMDEDGFFYIVDRKKDVIIASGYNIYPREVEEALYEHELVQEVVVAGIPDPYRGETVKAFIVPKKNAYLTEDELDRFVRTRIASFKVPRVYEFKESLPKTAVGKILRRVLIEEEKRKHASSAETPADQPKT from the coding sequence ATGCAGTCAGATAAACGTTGGCTTCTGCATTACCCGAATCAAATTCCCCACGAACTCACCATCCCAAATGAAACATTGCAATCTTACTTATTCAGCTCCGCAGAGGCTGCACCTGAGCATACAGCCATTCATTTTCTAGGAAAGAACATCACCTATGAACAGCTGCAAGAAGACGTATTGAAACTAGCCAATCATCTGATCAAAATTGGCGTGAAAAAAGGCGACAGAGTAGCGATTATGCTACCGAACTGCCCTCAATCAGTCATCTCTTATTACGCTGTTTTAATAGCAGGTGGCATCGTTGTTCAAACAAACCCGCTCTATACAGAGAAAGAACTGGAATACCAAATGGAAGACAGCGGCGCCAAAGTGCTGATCACGCTCGATCTGTTGTATCCAAAGGCTTATAAAATGAAAGCGCTGACAAGTATGGAGCACTTCATCATTACCAAACTACAAGATTATTTGCCATTTCCGAAAAACATACTGTTTCCTATTGTGCAAAGAAGAAAAAATAAAATGGTTATCCAAGTCGAGAGAAATGAAACCATTCATCACTTCGCGCAGATTATGAAAGAATTAGAAGGTGAACAGCAGATACCCGCACTTTCCTTTGATCCGAAAGAGGATATCGCTGTTTTGCAATATACAGGCGGAACGACCGGTTTACCAAAAGGGGTCATGCTCACACATGAGAATATTTTAGCGAATACTGAAATGTGCGCTTCTTGGATGTATAAAACGAACAGGGGGAAAGAACGCATCCTCGGCATCATTCCGTTTTTTCATGTCTACGGAATGACGACCGTCTTAAATCTTGCTGTCAAAGAAGGGCACCAAATGATTTTGCTCCCACGCTTTGATGTCGCAGATACCCTCAAAACCATTGAAAAACAGAAGCCGACGCTATTTCCAGGCGCACCAACTATGTATATTGCCTTGCTGAATCATCCGAACATTGAAAAGTATGACCTGTCGTCCATCACTGCATGTCTAAGCGGCTCAGCGGCACTACCTGTTGAAGTCAAACAAAGCTTTGAAAAATTAACAGGAGGACGCTTAGTGGAGGGGTATGGACTTTCAGAAACCTCTCCCGTCACTCATTCTAACTTTTTATGGGGAGCGAACAAAACAGGCAGCATTGGCTGCCCGTGGCCTAATACAGATGCCGGTATTTACTGCGAAGAAACCGGAGGCCTCAAAGAGCCATATGAGCATGGGGAAATTATTGTGAAAGGCCCTCAGATCATGAAAGGATACTGGAATCAGCCAGAGGAGACAGAGGCTGTCTTACGAGATGGCTGGTTTTTCACTGGAGATATAGGGTATATGGATGAGGACGGTTTTTTCTATATCGTTGACCGAAAAAAAGATGTGATCATTGCGAGCGGCTATAATATTTACCCAAGAGAGGTCGAAGAAGCCCTTTATGAGCATGAGCTTGTACAAGAAGTTGTCGTTGCAGGTATTCCAGATCCGTACAGAGGAGAAACAGTGAAAGCATTTATTGTACCGAAAAAGAATGCCTACTTAACAGAGGACGAACTTGATCGCTTTGTCAGAACGAGAATTGCCTCATTTAAAGTACCACGCGTGTATGAATTTAAAGAGTCACTGCCTAAAACAGCCGTCGGGAAGATATTGCGCAGAGTATTAATTGAAGAAGAAAAAAGAAAGCACGCTTCTTCAGCTGAAACGCCTGCCGATCAACCGAAAACATAG
- the pheT gene encoding phenylalanine--tRNA ligase subunit beta encodes MFVSYKWLEDYVDLEGIQPDELAEKITRSGIEVEAVEYKGEGIKGVVVGHVVEREQHPNADKLNKCLVDIGEDEPVQIICGAPNVDKGQYVAVATVGAVLPGNFKIKKAKLRGEESHGMICSLQELGVESKLVPKEYAEGIFVFPNDVKPGEDALQALQLDDAVLELGLTPNRADALNMLGVAYEVAAILGKEIKLPDTAHDTSSEKAADYISVKIEDQEANPLYAAKIIKNVKIGPAPLWIQTRLMNAGIRPINNVVDITNFVLLEYGQPLHAFDYDRFGSKQVVVRKATDSESIQTLDEQERTLSSKHLVITNGTKAHAVAGVMGGLESEVRDETTTILLEAAYFNGQTVRQASRDLGLRSESSTRFEKGLDPQRTKSAAERAAQLISIYAGGEVLSGTVEENHLETNMNVIHVSTERVNKVLGMSISKEDMIQIFNKLGFTVGESNDVLVVTVPSRRMDITIEEDLIEEVARLYGYDNIPSTLPATAGTVGGLTPYQVKRRKVRRFLEGAGLSQAITYSLTNQHKSTAFALNSAYKTRLSLPMSEERSVLRQSLLPNLLDSVAYNLARQADSFGFYETGSVFLAEAEGAKPVEKEHVAGALTGLWHKNLWQGEKKAVDFYVAKGIAEGLFEKLGVSGQITYVQAEREGLHPGRTADVHLNGKVIGFVAALHPVVEKELDLKETYVFEFDLTDVMTSESKDMKYTAIPRFPAVTRDIALVVDQHISSGQLEQVIFEAGGNLLTDLSVFDVYEGEHMEEGKKSVAFSLQYLNPEQTLTEEEVTAVHTKVLKALEDTYQAVLRG; translated from the coding sequence ATGTTTGTTTCATATAAATGGTTAGAAGACTATGTCGATTTAGAAGGCATTCAGCCGGATGAATTAGCAGAAAAAATCACAAGAAGTGGAATTGAAGTGGAGGCCGTTGAATATAAAGGCGAGGGCATTAAAGGAGTTGTTGTTGGACACGTCGTGGAGCGAGAACAGCACCCGAATGCAGACAAATTAAACAAATGTCTTGTGGATATCGGAGAAGACGAACCGGTTCAAATTATTTGCGGGGCGCCGAATGTGGATAAAGGTCAATATGTGGCTGTCGCAACGGTTGGCGCAGTCCTTCCTGGGAACTTTAAAATTAAAAAAGCAAAGCTGCGCGGCGAAGAGTCTCATGGCATGATTTGTTCTCTGCAAGAATTAGGTGTCGAAAGCAAACTCGTACCAAAAGAATATGCAGAAGGTATTTTTGTTTTCCCAAATGACGTCAAACCCGGGGAAGATGCCCTTCAGGCACTTCAGTTAGACGATGCAGTACTTGAGCTTGGCTTAACGCCAAACCGCGCGGATGCCCTGAATATGCTAGGTGTTGCCTATGAGGTTGCAGCCATCTTAGGGAAAGAGATCAAACTTCCTGATACAGCACATGACACGTCTTCAGAAAAAGCAGCAGACTATATTTCTGTGAAAATTGAAGATCAAGAAGCGAATCCACTTTATGCTGCGAAGATCATTAAAAATGTAAAGATTGGACCAGCACCGCTTTGGATTCAAACAAGATTGATGAATGCAGGCATTCGCCCAATTAACAATGTCGTCGATATTACAAACTTTGTACTGCTTGAATACGGTCAGCCACTTCATGCATTTGATTATGATCGCTTTGGTTCAAAGCAAGTGGTCGTACGTAAAGCAACTGATAGTGAAAGCATTCAAACACTTGATGAGCAAGAGCGTACACTTTCATCAAAGCATCTTGTCATCACGAATGGCACGAAAGCGCACGCTGTCGCAGGCGTCATGGGCGGCCTTGAATCAGAGGTGCGTGATGAAACGACAACGATTCTCTTAGAAGCGGCATATTTCAACGGTCAAACAGTCCGTCAAGCATCTAGAGATTTAGGGCTTCGCAGTGAATCAAGCACACGATTTGAAAAAGGACTTGATCCGCAACGTACGAAATCAGCAGCCGAAAGAGCAGCGCAATTGATCAGCATCTATGCAGGTGGTGAAGTGTTAAGTGGGACTGTGGAGGAAAACCACCTTGAAACAAATATGAATGTCATCCACGTATCCACTGAGCGTGTGAACAAGGTGCTTGGCATGAGCATTTCAAAAGAAGATATGATTCAAATTTTCAACAAACTGGGCTTTACAGTGGGTGAATCAAATGACGTACTTGTTGTAACGGTTCCTTCTCGCAGAATGGATATCACAATTGAAGAAGATCTCATTGAAGAAGTTGCGAGATTATACGGCTACGATAATATCCCATCTACACTACCTGCGACAGCTGGTACAGTTGGAGGTCTCACGCCATACCAAGTGAAGCGCAGAAAGGTGAGACGTTTCTTAGAAGGCGCAGGTCTTTCTCAAGCGATCACGTATTCATTGACAAATCAGCATAAATCTACTGCCTTTGCATTGAATTCAGCTTATAAAACAAGACTTTCCTTGCCAATGAGTGAGGAACGAAGTGTGCTTAGACAAAGTCTACTGCCAAACTTACTTGATTCAGTTGCCTATAACTTGGCTAGACAAGCTGATTCATTTGGCTTTTATGAAACGGGTTCTGTGTTCTTAGCAGAAGCTGAAGGGGCAAAACCGGTGGAAAAAGAACATGTCGCTGGGGCGCTGACAGGCTTATGGCATAAAAATCTTTGGCAGGGCGAGAAAAAAGCTGTCGATTTTTATGTAGCGAAAGGAATTGCAGAAGGTCTATTTGAAAAGCTTGGTGTATCAGGCCAAATCACATATGTTCAAGCAGAGCGTGAAGGTCTTCACCCAGGACGTACAGCAGATGTTCATTTAAATGGAAAAGTCATTGGGTTTGTTGCTGCGCTTCATCCAGTCGTTGAAAAGGAATTAGATTTAAAAGAAACATATGTCTTCGAGTTTGATTTAACAGATGTGATGACGTCTGAATCCAAGGATATGAAATATACAGCAATTCCGAGATTCCCTGCTGTGACAAGAGATATTGCACTTGTCGTAGATCAGCATATCTCAAGCGGACAGCTGGAGCAGGTCATCTTTGAAGCAGGCGGGAATTTACTGACTGATCTATCCGTCTTTGATGTGTATGAAGGTGAACACATGGAAGAAGGCAAAAAGTCTGTTGCATTCTCTCTCCAATATTTAAATCCGGAACAAACATTGACAGAGGAAGAAGTCACCGCTGTTCATACAAAAGTATTGAAAGCATTAGAAGATACGTATCAAGCCGTCTTGCGCGGTTAA
- the polX gene encoding DNA polymerase/3'-5' exonuclease PolX → MNKKDIIKLLETIAVYMELKGDNPFKISAFRKAAAALEQDDRSLSQIDDLLALPGIGKGTFAVITEYIEKGQSETLEQLKKEVPEGLVPLLKLPGLGGKKIAKLYQELGVHDAQSLKEACEAEKVQALAGFGKKTEEKILAALEEAGKQPERLPIGFALDVAERIDHALEEMKGIIRFSRAGSLRRARETVKDLDYIIATDNPEQVREQLVALDDVKDVIASGHTKVSVVLALDFEISVDFRLVTSDQFATTLHHFTGSKDHNIRMRQLAKERGERISEYGVETIETGEVKTFKDESAFYAHFQLPLIPPEIRETGAEIDTYKESMQFVELRDIKGDLHMHSTWSDGAFSIREMAEACIAKGYEYMAITDHSQYLKVANGLTKERLRLQAKEIDKLNQEFEHFHIFKGVEMDILPDGSLDYDDDFLKDMDFVIASIHSSFSQPEEVIMERLENALRNQHVDLIAHPTGRLIGRRDGYALNIDQLIELAKKTGTALELNSNPSRLDLKTEHLIKANEAGVNIMINTDAHNIAMLEHMEVGVTAARKGWTQKGNVVNTFTLNEIKKFLTRDR, encoded by the coding sequence ATGAATAAAAAAGATATTATCAAACTTCTTGAAACAATTGCAGTCTATATGGAGCTAAAAGGAGATAATCCTTTTAAAATTTCTGCCTTTCGTAAAGCAGCAGCGGCACTGGAACAAGATGACCGCAGCCTTTCTCAAATAGATGATCTATTAGCATTACCCGGCATTGGAAAAGGAACCTTTGCTGTGATCACTGAGTATATCGAAAAAGGACAATCAGAAACACTCGAACAATTAAAAAAGGAAGTGCCTGAAGGACTTGTCCCGCTTTTGAAATTGCCAGGACTCGGCGGGAAGAAGATCGCTAAGCTTTACCAAGAGCTTGGCGTCCATGATGCACAGTCTCTAAAAGAAGCATGCGAAGCGGAAAAGGTACAAGCGCTTGCTGGCTTCGGGAAAAAAACAGAAGAAAAGATTCTTGCAGCTCTTGAAGAAGCAGGAAAGCAGCCAGAACGACTGCCAATTGGCTTTGCATTAGATGTGGCAGAGCGGATAGATCATGCACTTGAAGAGATGAAAGGTATCATCCGTTTTTCAAGAGCCGGCAGCTTAAGACGTGCACGCGAAACCGTCAAAGATTTAGATTATATCATTGCAACAGACAATCCTGAGCAAGTCAGAGAGCAACTTGTTGCACTTGATGATGTGAAAGATGTAATCGCAAGCGGTCATACGAAGGTATCTGTTGTGCTTGCCCTTGATTTTGAAATCAGTGTTGATTTCAGGCTTGTGACATCAGATCAATTCGCAACGACGCTGCACCATTTCACTGGCTCAAAAGATCATAATATTCGAATGCGTCAGCTTGCGAAGGAACGCGGAGAGCGCATTAGCGAATATGGTGTGGAAACGATTGAAACTGGAGAAGTAAAAACGTTTAAAGACGAAAGCGCTTTTTATGCGCATTTTCAACTTCCGCTCATTCCACCAGAAATTCGTGAAACCGGAGCAGAGATTGATACGTATAAAGAAAGTATGCAGTTTGTAGAATTGAGAGATATCAAAGGCGACCTACATATGCACTCGACATGGAGTGACGGAGCTTTCTCTATTCGTGAAATGGCGGAAGCATGTATCGCAAAAGGCTATGAATACATGGCGATTACAGACCACTCGCAATATTTAAAAGTAGCCAACGGTTTAACAAAAGAACGTTTGCGTTTGCAAGCAAAAGAAATTGATAAGTTGAATCAGGAATTCGAGCATTTTCACATATTCAAAGGGGTCGAAATGGATATCCTGCCTGATGGATCGTTAGATTATGATGATGACTTTTTAAAAGACATGGATTTTGTCATTGCGTCTATTCATTCTAGCTTCTCTCAGCCGGAAGAAGTCATTATGGAACGCCTTGAAAATGCCTTGCGTAATCAACATGTTGATTTAATTGCACATCCAACAGGCCGTTTAATCGGTAGACGGGATGGCTATGCCTTAAATATAGATCAGCTCATAGAGCTTGCGAAGAAAACAGGCACTGCACTTGAACTCAACAGCAATCCATCAAGACTTGATTTGAAAACAGAGCACTTAATCAAAGCAAATGAAGCGGGTGTGAACATCATGATCAATACAGATGCGCACAACATCGCCATGCTGGAACATATGGAAGTTGGTGTAACAGCTGCAAGAAAGGGCTGGACACAAAAAGGAAATGTCGTGAATACTTTTACTCTAAACGAGATCAAAAAGTTTTTAACGCGTGACAGGTAG
- a CDS encoding immunity 63 family protein: protein MKHILQKDELIKRIDTCLQMTSLPRNIYEPYIARPFQTSGFFDELSPYIQIDSNGYILIQYERGIQMLHKRTKVADEVIYWILEDTIFLTTYIDMMRKYQVDNIQTHLPNDPSIHQQIVDRVNESFRAIGGLYEQWHHEGKRASIETPAKK, encoded by the coding sequence ATGAAGCACATTCTGCAAAAAGACGAACTGATCAAGCGCATTGACACTTGTCTTCAAATGACATCCCTCCCAAGAAACATATATGAACCGTATATTGCACGTCCATTTCAAACGTCAGGATTTTTTGATGAGTTGAGTCCCTATATTCAAATTGATTCGAATGGCTATATCCTCATTCAATATGAACGAGGAATTCAAATGCTGCATAAAAGAACAAAAGTGGCGGATGAAGTCATTTACTGGATTTTAGAAGATACCATTTTTCTCACGACTTACATCGACATGATGAGGAAGTATCAAGTCGACAACATCCAGACGCATTTACCGAATGACCCCAGTATCCATCAGCAGATTGTGGATAGAGTCAACGAGTCATTTCGTGCTATTGGTGGTTTATATGAACAGTGGCATCATGAAGGAAAAAGAGCTTCTATCGAAACACCGGCGAAAAAGTAA
- the zapA gene encoding cell division protein ZapA, which yields MSDGGKTKTTVEIYGQSYTIIGQETKMHMRHVASIVDDKMREINEKNPYLDINKLAVLTAVNVVHDYLKLKEQYEKLEIQLKEKE from the coding sequence TTGTCTGACGGCGGTAAAACGAAAACAACAGTTGAGATTTACGGACAGTCCTATACGATCATCGGTCAAGAAACGAAGATGCATATGCGACACGTTGCTTCAATTGTTGATGATAAAATGAGAGAAATAAATGAAAAAAACCCATACCTTGATATAAACAAATTAGCTGTACTGACAGCAGTCAATGTCGTCCACGACTACTTGAAATTAAAAGAGCAATACGAAAAACTAGAGATTCAGCTTAAAGAAAAGGAATGA
- a CDS encoding CvpA family protein, with translation MIDIIILFLLLMGTLVGLKRGFILQFIKLISFVVSILVASMFYQSLAPQLTWIPAPNFSGGQAQLAFFSGNLETAYYNTIAFIILFILTKILLAIIGGLLTTIASIPVIKQVNKLLGGVLGFLETYLFVFILLFVAALLPVDALQTMLSKSILADAIVSHTPYLSGLVKDLWTTYGV, from the coding sequence GTGATCGATATCATCATTTTGTTTTTGCTTCTTATGGGAACGCTTGTCGGTCTAAAACGCGGGTTTATTCTTCAATTTATTAAATTGATCAGCTTTGTTGTTTCTATCTTAGTGGCTTCCATGTTTTATCAGTCACTTGCACCACAGCTTACGTGGATTCCAGCACCTAATTTTAGCGGCGGTCAAGCGCAGCTCGCTTTCTTTAGTGGGAATCTAGAAACAGCTTATTATAATACCATTGCGTTTATCATTCTGTTTATCTTGACCAAAATCCTGCTCGCCATCATTGGCGGATTGCTCACAACCATTGCAAGTATACCTGTAATTAAGCAGGTCAACAAACTGCTTGGCGGTGTTTTAGGATTTCTTGAAACCTATCTATTTGTATTTATTCTCTTGTTTGTCGCTGCATTACTTCCAGTCGATGCACTGCAAACAATGTTGAGCAAATCGATATTAGCAGATGCGATCGTCAGCCACACCCCTTATCTGTCCGGTCTTGTCAAAGACTTATGGACGACGTATGGAGTTTAA